Proteins found in one Gemmatimonadota bacterium genomic segment:
- a CDS encoding HAD-IB family hydrolase, with protein MSEIVTYLRGKTLLITGATGFLAKAVVEKILRCAPEVGRIYLVVRARRRKDGTTLTARERVEEEILQSAAFARLRETHGDRFADIMRAKVHAVEGDLTLDHLGLEPDLYRRLAAEVDVVLTCAASVTFDEEIDAALQLNTLGARRMLEFAKSCGDAMLVHVSTAYVNGQTKGRIPEAPPRPDWSMAQEMGRSDAPFDLEREIRDIITRADEIHDDSRSPEQQDRFRKMALQQNPNPTQRWLDAQMETFRKRWLKERLIEEGMRRGQQWGWHDSYTLTKAMGEQLIVKHRGDLPTAIIRPSIVESALVEPEPGWIEGLKVADPLIDAVSKGRLPDFPGQKEMIVDIIPVDIVANTTLAAMARTAREGGIGVYHVSTGDRNPVLFHQAFEHSYEYFQKYPRLNRNNEPIPIQRWTYPTLGQFRRRYNLRYVYPLNAALWTLNRFNRITLLNNLKRRIAVMQSAISRMLYYAAIYSPYTSLECTFETDRTVELHESLDPEDRQLFSGDVSRIHWKTYFQEIHIPGLKRHVLKTDEPKPAVTEEEEVAERSGFAQAGEDALPHLDTLTDILAKSADMYGDKTALQMQRDDGWTRYSFKDVFALAGHIGWQWRSSGLHPGDRVLLYSENRPEWGVACFAGMVAGAVLVPVDRRSTPQEVWRIARFTESRAILCTEGGHALLTASAEPGGEPAEPCGDVMFWNIENYGLPFDAPRRSATPVTVNEEPPPWAPVEPDSPAAIMFTRGMAAESHGVVLTHRNFVSNLLSLAEILRAYRTDHFLSLLPMSQALEFTGGFLMPFYAGATITYTTSVRPRSLVGLMDETGVNCLIAAPRLFGLLHGSLRQTAEKNGESVVSRMRLLVSGGGTLESDLYHAYREIGLTIHEGYGLTEAAPVVTVNPMDRSKPSSVGVALPAVDVEIQAPDKEGNGEIIVRGNNVMQGYFRNPAATENRLRGGWLHTGDIGRIDRDGYLYIADRLERLDQATGSAGSAGSAPGGPGGPEGAAGRRAGRFVNGREHGATAFFDVDGTIVDATIVHYYAFYRTWGYSAPRRLLWTIGFLPKVLYYIVLDKISRSRFIQSFYRQYRGFGRGECVSRSEQLFEKVMRPRMYAGAVDRIRAHQQRGERVVLVTGSLDFVMEPLAEYTKSDDLIALSMKEEDGRLTGETEGPPIGDEAKARIVRDYAERRGIDLARCYAYADSSSDEPMLSVVGHAVAVNPGGKLKKAADAGGWEVVHWTHV; from the coding sequence ATGAGTGAAATCGTCACCTACCTGCGGGGAAAGACGCTGCTGATCACCGGCGCCACCGGTTTCCTTGCGAAAGCGGTCGTGGAGAAGATCCTGCGGTGCGCCCCGGAAGTCGGCCGTATCTACCTGGTCGTCCGGGCCCGCCGGAGGAAGGACGGTACCACGCTTACGGCGCGGGAACGGGTGGAGGAAGAGATCCTCCAGTCCGCCGCCTTCGCCCGGCTTCGCGAGACCCACGGCGATCGTTTCGCGGATATCATGCGTGCCAAGGTCCACGCTGTCGAGGGCGACCTTACCCTGGACCACCTCGGACTGGAACCGGACCTGTACCGCCGGCTCGCGGCGGAAGTCGACGTCGTGCTCACCTGCGCGGCGTCCGTGACCTTCGACGAAGAAATCGACGCCGCGCTTCAGCTCAACACCCTCGGCGCGCGGCGCATGCTGGAATTCGCCAAATCGTGCGGCGACGCCATGCTGGTCCACGTCTCGACGGCCTATGTCAACGGCCAGACCAAGGGTCGCATTCCCGAAGCCCCGCCCCGTCCGGACTGGTCCATGGCCCAGGAAATGGGGCGAAGCGACGCGCCCTTCGACCTGGAACGGGAAATACGGGACATAATTACCAGGGCGGATGAGATCCACGACGACTCCCGGTCACCGGAACAGCAGGATCGTTTCAGGAAGATGGCGCTGCAGCAGAACCCAAACCCGACGCAGCGCTGGCTCGACGCCCAGATGGAGACCTTTCGCAAGCGCTGGCTCAAGGAACGGCTCATCGAGGAGGGCATGCGCCGCGGACAGCAGTGGGGGTGGCACGACAGCTATACCCTGACGAAGGCCATGGGCGAGCAGTTGATCGTCAAGCACCGGGGCGACCTGCCCACGGCTATCATACGGCCGTCTATCGTGGAAAGCGCGCTGGTCGAGCCCGAACCGGGATGGATCGAGGGGCTCAAGGTGGCCGACCCGCTCATCGATGCGGTGAGCAAGGGGCGCCTGCCGGACTTCCCCGGCCAGAAAGAAATGATCGTGGACATTATCCCGGTGGACATCGTGGCCAATACGACCCTGGCGGCCATGGCGCGCACGGCCCGGGAAGGCGGGATCGGCGTGTACCACGTATCGACGGGCGACCGGAATCCCGTCCTCTTCCATCAGGCCTTCGAGCACTCATACGAGTACTTTCAAAAATACCCCCGCCTGAACCGGAACAACGAACCCATACCGATCCAGCGATGGACCTACCCGACCCTTGGCCAGTTCCGGCGCCGTTACAACCTGCGCTACGTCTACCCCCTGAACGCCGCGTTGTGGACGCTCAACCGCTTCAACCGGATCACCCTGCTGAACAACCTGAAGCGCAGAATCGCCGTGATGCAGTCGGCGATCTCGCGCATGCTGTACTACGCCGCGATCTACAGTCCCTACACGTCCCTGGAATGCACCTTCGAGACGGACCGCACGGTAGAGTTGCACGAAAGCCTGGATCCGGAGGACCGGCAGCTCTTCAGCGGCGACGTCTCCAGGATCCACTGGAAGACGTATTTCCAGGAAATCCATATCCCCGGCCTGAAACGCCACGTGCTGAAGACCGATGAGCCGAAGCCCGCGGTCACGGAAGAAGAGGAGGTGGCGGAGCGGTCCGGGTTCGCCCAGGCCGGGGAAGACGCCCTGCCCCATCTCGATACGCTGACGGACATACTGGCCAAGAGCGCGGACATGTACGGAGACAAGACCGCGCTGCAGATGCAGCGGGACGATGGCTGGACCCGCTATTCCTTCAAGGACGTGTTCGCCCTGGCCGGACACATCGGCTGGCAGTGGCGGTCCAGCGGCCTGCATCCGGGCGACCGAGTCTTGCTCTACTCTGAGAACCGGCCCGAATGGGGAGTCGCCTGTTTCGCCGGGATGGTGGCCGGGGCCGTGCTCGTGCCCGTGGACCGCCGGTCGACACCCCAGGAAGTGTGGCGCATCGCCCGGTTCACCGAATCGAGGGCCATCCTCTGCACGGAAGGCGGTCACGCATTGCTCACGGCGTCGGCGGAACCCGGCGGCGAACCGGCGGAGCCCTGCGGCGACGTCATGTTCTGGAATATCGAAAACTACGGACTGCCGTTCGACGCACCTCGACGGTCCGCGACGCCCGTAACCGTGAACGAGGAGCCGCCCCCATGGGCGCCGGTAGAACCCGATTCCCCGGCCGCTATCATGTTCACCCGGGGCATGGCGGCCGAATCCCACGGCGTGGTCCTGACCCATCGGAACTTCGTTTCGAACCTGCTGTCCCTCGCCGAGATCCTGCGCGCCTACCGGACCGACCATTTCCTGTCCCTGCTGCCCATGAGCCAGGCTCTGGAGTTCACGGGCGGATTCCTCATGCCTTTCTACGCGGGGGCGACCATTACCTATACCACGTCGGTGCGGCCGAGGTCCCTGGTCGGCCTGATGGATGAAACCGGGGTCAACTGCCTGATCGCGGCGCCCCGGTTATTCGGACTGTTGCACGGGTCGCTGCGACAGACGGCCGAGAAAAACGGCGAAAGCGTCGTTTCCCGCATGCGGCTGCTGGTCAGCGGCGGCGGCACGCTCGAATCGGATCTGTACCACGCCTACCGGGAGATCGGGCTGACGATCCACGAGGGCTACGGGCTCACGGAAGCGGCCCCGGTCGTGACCGTAAATCCCATGGACCGAAGCAAGCCCTCTTCAGTCGGCGTGGCCCTGCCGGCGGTAGACGTTGAAATCCAGGCCCCCGATAAGGAAGGCAACGGCGAGATCATCGTGCGCGGGAACAACGTCATGCAGGGGTACTTCCGAAACCCAGCGGCAACGGAGAACCGCCTCCGCGGCGGGTGGCTTCACACTGGGGACATCGGTCGCATCGACCGCGACGGCTATCTGTATATCGCGGACCGCCTGGAGCGCCTGGACCAGGCAACCGGGTCCGCCGGGTCCGCCGGATCCGCGCCAGGAGGCCCAGGCGGACCGGAAGGAGCGGCCGGTCGGCGGGCGGGACGCTTCGTAAACGGCCGGGAACACGGCGCGACGGCCTTCTTCGACGTGGACGGCACTATCGTGGATGCGACGATCGTACACTACTACGCTTTTTACAGGACCTGGGGGTATTCCGCCCCGCGGCGTCTCCTCTGGACCATCGGATTCCTGCCGAAAGTCCTCTATTACATCGTCCTGGACAAGATCAGCAGGAGCCGTTTCATCCAGTCGTTCTACCGGCAGTACCGGGGTTTCGGTCGCGGGGAATGCGTTTCGAGGAGCGAACAGCTTTTCGAAAAAGTCATGCGTCCACGCATGTACGCCGGGGCCGTCGATCGCATTCGGGCGCACCAGCAACGGGGCGAGCGCGTGGTCCTGGTCACCGGGTCCCTGGATTTCGTCATGGAACCGCTGGCGGAATACACCAAGTCGGACGACCTCATCGCCCTGTCCATGAAGGAAGAGGACGGCCGGCTGACCGGCGAGACGGAAGGGCCGCCCATCGGTGACGAGGCGAAAGCCCGAATCGTCCGGGATTACGCCGAGCGCCGCGGTATCGATCTGGCCCGGTGCTATGCCTATGCCGACAGCAGTTCGGACGAGCCCATGTTGAGCGTGGTAGGACACGCCGTCGCCGTGAACCCCGGCGGAAAGCTGAAGAAGGCCGCGGATGCCGGCGGATGGGAAGTCGTGCACTGGACCCATGTATGA
- a CDS encoding zinc-binding dehydrogenase, translating to MGSRALDPCMKAVQYIKSVPRYLFVRTLGHRRPGSATGALSCIRMADVDPPSLPTPEWMQVRPLLSGICGSDLSTIRAKGSPYFSPLISAPFVLGHEVVGQVEETGAGPGDVSRGDRVVIEPGLCCAVRGIHPPCPSCREGDFGLCEMVMHGDISPGIQTGYCRDTGGGWSTSLVAHPFQVHRVPDRLSDEEAVLVEPFSCCLHAVLKSFPGDDETILVIGCGAVGLLTIAAVRALGGKCRILAAARYPHQQALAAALGADRVIDRDEDLYNTVSEVTGAEIHRPEIGRPVFIGGVHRTFDCVGSSRTIDDALRLTGSGGVVTVVGMPGIPSGIDWTAVWYKELKVQGAYAYGTEEYEGRSVRTFDLAMDLIASEKVGLKPLVTDLFPLKEYRKAIGRALEAGRQGAVKVAFDLRNEPGP from the coding sequence ATGGGAAGTCGTGCACTGGACCCATGTATGAAAGCCGTACAGTACATCAAGAGCGTACCCCGGTACCTGTTCGTCCGCACCCTTGGCCACCGGCGCCCCGGCTCGGCCACCGGCGCGCTGTCGTGCATCCGCATGGCGGACGTCGATCCCCCCTCGCTTCCGACGCCTGAATGGATGCAGGTCAGGCCGCTGTTGAGCGGAATCTGCGGATCGGATCTTTCCACCATTCGGGCGAAAGGCAGCCCCTATTTTTCGCCCCTGATCTCCGCGCCTTTTGTCCTGGGTCACGAAGTGGTAGGCCAGGTGGAGGAGACCGGTGCAGGTCCCGGGGACGTTTCCCGGGGCGACCGCGTGGTGATCGAACCCGGACTCTGCTGCGCCGTCCGGGGAATCCACCCTCCTTGTCCGTCCTGCAGGGAAGGAGACTTCGGCCTGTGCGAGATGGTCATGCACGGAGACATTTCCCCAGGGATACAGACGGGGTACTGCAGGGACACGGGCGGTGGATGGAGTACGTCTCTGGTGGCGCACCCCTTCCAGGTCCACCGGGTGCCCGATCGGCTTTCCGACGAGGAAGCGGTCCTGGTCGAGCCCTTCAGCTGCTGCCTGCACGCCGTGCTCAAGTCCTTCCCCGGTGACGACGAGACCATCCTGGTGATCGGTTGCGGCGCCGTCGGACTACTCACCATCGCGGCCGTCCGGGCCCTGGGAGGGAAGTGCCGCATCCTCGCCGCCGCACGGTATCCCCATCAGCAGGCCCTGGCGGCCGCCCTCGGCGCCGACCGCGTCATCGACCGGGACGAAGACCTCTACAATACGGTCAGCGAAGTGACGGGGGCTGAGATCCACCGGCCCGAGATCGGGAGGCCCGTATTCATCGGCGGCGTGCACCGGACCTTCGACTGCGTCGGATCGTCGCGCACCATCGACGACGCGCTGCGGCTGACCGGCTCCGGCGGCGTCGTTACCGTCGTGGGCATGCCGGGCATTCCTTCCGGTATCGACTGGACGGCGGTTTGGTACAAGGAATTGAAGGTGCAGGGAGCCTACGCCTACGGGACGGAGGAGTACGAAGGCCGGTCCGTCCGGACCTTCGACCTGGCCATGGATCTGATCGCGTCGGAGAAGGTCGGCCTTAAACCCCTCGTGACGGACCTCTTCCCCCTGAAGGAATACCGGAAGGCCATCGGCCGGGCCCTGGAAGCCGGCCGGCAAGGCGCCGTCAAGGTGGCCTTCGACCTGAGAAACGAACCGGGCCCGTAA
- a CDS encoding SpoIIE family protein phosphatase produces the protein MPYLKLLHAKDPQVHVLSRDVTTLGRSGEADIAIGGDRGVSKLHARIETETSGYVIADLGSRNGTYVNDHPIGGKPAPLLPGDRIRLGRSVFVFEGGEPEESTDDLQAPASLFRADQLPYTMAGGTPAVRHEDTDGRLLKLTELSKEVMTARSEAELGALVTRSLLDWLEADCCAIVHPVETGEGYVFEIQTLASRPGYEDRSIAISTTAVRQALEHRMASITSNALGDERFRDRQSVIVRRLVSILCVPLWHEDRVFGLLYLDSADPAVEFTVDHLGLASAVANLTAIKTDNLRLFDAAVAKSALDKELALAGEIQAGLLPGESYAFNTLACAGAHVSCEEIGGDYYDFIPYGEDVLTVTIADVTGHGPSSALLMVACKTMLTTLIDIGVPLVERIGRLNEYILHHSSVSQFITFFHADIDTRANTLRYCNAGHNPPMLLSGDGPVQKLHSVAPPLGIADVSFEMESISFEPGTKLVMYTDGVTEAANAEGELYEEQRLESLLKKHRGQDAGALKDTVMAAVFGYSAGSRQCDDVTLAVVEYTGT, from the coding sequence GTGCCCTACCTGAAGTTGTTGCACGCAAAAGACCCGCAAGTCCATGTCCTGTCGAGGGATGTCACTACCCTGGGCCGTTCCGGCGAGGCCGATATCGCCATAGGCGGCGACCGGGGCGTTTCGAAGCTCCATGCGCGAATCGAAACGGAGACGTCGGGCTACGTGATCGCGGACCTGGGCAGCCGGAACGGGACCTACGTCAACGATCATCCAATCGGCGGCAAGCCCGCCCCGCTGCTGCCGGGTGACCGCATCAGGCTCGGACGATCGGTTTTCGTCTTCGAGGGGGGAGAACCCGAAGAGAGTACCGATGATCTGCAAGCGCCGGCCTCCCTCTTCCGGGCGGACCAATTGCCGTACACGATGGCGGGCGGCACACCCGCCGTGAGGCACGAGGATACCGACGGACGGCTGCTGAAACTCACGGAGCTGAGCAAGGAAGTCATGACTGCCCGCAGCGAGGCCGAACTGGGCGCACTCGTGACGCGAAGCCTGCTGGATTGGCTGGAGGCGGACTGCTGCGCGATCGTCCATCCCGTTGAGACCGGGGAGGGCTACGTTTTCGAAATCCAGACGCTGGCCTCCCGGCCCGGTTACGAAGATCGGTCGATTGCGATCAGCACGACGGCGGTGAGACAGGCCCTGGAACACCGGATGGCCTCGATCACTTCGAACGCCCTGGGGGACGAGCGGTTCAGGGACCGGCAGAGCGTGATCGTCCGCCGGCTGGTGTCCATATTATGCGTGCCCCTGTGGCATGAAGACCGGGTGTTCGGCCTGCTTTACCTCGATTCCGCGGATCCGGCCGTGGAGTTTACCGTGGACCATCTCGGGCTGGCCAGCGCGGTGGCCAACCTGACCGCCATCAAGACCGACAACCTGCGCCTGTTCGATGCCGCCGTGGCCAAGAGCGCACTGGACAAGGAACTGGCCCTGGCCGGTGAGATCCAGGCCGGGCTGCTGCCGGGGGAAAGCTATGCCTTCAACACGCTGGCCTGCGCGGGCGCCCATGTGTCCTGCGAGGAGATCGGCGGGGATTACTATGACTTCATTCCTTATGGCGAGGACGTCCTGACAGTGACGATCGCCGACGTCACCGGACACGGCCCGTCCAGCGCGCTACTCATGGTCGCCTGCAAGACCATGCTGACCACCCTCATCGACATCGGCGTACCGCTGGTGGAACGCATCGGCAGGCTGAACGAGTACATACTCCATCATTCCTCGGTGAGCCAGTTCATCACCTTCTTCCACGCCGATATCGATACCCGGGCGAACACCCTGCGGTACTGCAACGCCGGACACAATCCGCCCATGCTCCTGTCGGGGGATGGACCGGTTCAGAAGCTGCATTCAGTCGCGCCGCCGCTGGGGATCGCCGACGTCTCCTTTGAGATGGAATCGATATCGTTTGAACCGGGAACCAAGCTGGTCATGTATACCGACGGCGTCACCGAGGCGGCCAACGCCGAAGGCGAGCTGTACGAAGAACAAAGACTCGAGTCTCTGTTGAAGAAGCACAGGGGCCAGGATGCGGGCGCATTGAAGGACACCGTCATGGCGGCGGTGTTCGGGTATTCAGCGGGATCCCGGCAGTGTGACGACGTCACCCTGGCCGTGGTGGAGTATACCGGCACGTAA
- a CDS encoding Gfo/Idh/MocA family oxidoreductase, whose translation MRYRRRRQPRPPSIRFPTPIKGASPVSNLRVGIIGLGGIARPHCEAIANLDGVEIVAVADLLEKKRREYMDGYDISRGYATHTELLEDDEVEAVAIVLGHQLHHRLTVDACNAGKHVLVEKPMAISLDQCDDMIVAAAANGVKLMVGLTQHFYGTSVKAKEILDSGILGPAITGVCYMSKNWGHGGRRPQYRSRFHGGGMWMTNGVHVVDRLSWVMASQAVSVSASIGNRAHYQAADDSATAFIRYKNGTSGVAVAVGYADGGPNHECQVICANGSLRFSESGEKYVRIGKDNRWEDVPFDDPPHPMYNEWKGFVEAIRDNIEPPTPGEWGRHVMEILFAAEQSSISGREVPLASGGQWTHQQSGTPVNTDHGWI comes from the coding sequence ATAAGATACCGGCGACGGAGGCAGCCACGACCGCCGTCGATCCGATTCCCCACACCCATCAAAGGAGCCTCACCCGTGTCTAACCTGCGCGTCGGCATCATCGGACTGGGCGGCATCGCCCGTCCCCACTGCGAGGCCATAGCGAACCTGGACGGCGTGGAGATCGTGGCGGTCGCCGATCTGCTCGAGAAAAAGCGCCGCGAATACATGGACGGGTACGACATCTCCAGGGGGTACGCCACTCACACGGAACTGCTTGAGGACGACGAGGTCGAAGCGGTGGCCATCGTCCTCGGCCACCAGCTGCATCACCGGCTGACCGTGGACGCCTGCAACGCGGGCAAGCACGTCCTGGTGGAGAAACCCATGGCGATCAGCCTGGACCAGTGCGACGACATGATCGTCGCCGCCGCGGCCAACGGCGTCAAGCTCATGGTGGGACTAACGCAGCACTTCTACGGCACCAGCGTGAAGGCCAAGGAGATCCTGGATTCCGGCATCCTGGGACCGGCCATCACGGGGGTGTGCTACATGTCCAAGAATTGGGGGCACGGCGGCCGCAGGCCCCAGTACCGCAGCCGGTTCCACGGCGGCGGTATGTGGATGACCAACGGGGTCCACGTGGTGGACCGGCTCTCCTGGGTCATGGCCTCGCAGGCGGTCTCGGTCTCCGCCAGCATCGGCAATCGGGCGCACTACCAGGCCGCGGACGATTCCGCCACGGCCTTCATTCGTTACAAGAACGGCACGTCGGGCGTGGCGGTGGCCGTCGGCTACGCCGATGGCGGACCCAACCACGAGTGCCAGGTGATCTGCGCCAACGGATCGCTGCGCTTCAGCGAGTCAGGCGAGAAGTACGTCAGGATAGGCAAGGACAATCGGTGGGAAGACGTGCCCTTCGACGACCCTCCCCATCCCATGTACAATGAGTGGAAGGGGTTCGTCGAGGCGATACGCGATAACATAGAGCCGCCCACCCCGGGAGAATGGGGCCGTCACGTCATGGAGATCCTGTTCGCCGCGGAGCAGTCTTCCATTTCAGGCCGGGAGGTGCCGCTGGCCAGCGGGGGACAGTGGACCCACCAGCAGTCCGGCACGCCGGTAAACACCGATCACGGCTGGATTTGA
- a CDS encoding cyclase family protein, producing MTISRKIAYRERTMYPIRKHARAARRARGVALTVLIQWITLSAAAQYTPVGPDDVVDLSPVISGRHYQYWPGGQVHHQPLVVPYIVHGDRPWASDLIILDENTATQTDTPAHMMPPQHSGLPNAHYWGDLTVEKVPAWQLVGEVYKIDGRSMLDQAPPGVSPLFTIDVVKAAEAARRPMGPGDAVLYWSGYDDRHDRPAPDDRRLIVEPVAGTAPGWPAPDYDAAEYVGSRGVWLMGIDSPSMGGLGPPRYIASGPDGMYVNPLALESHLGHFKYGAVHTEGLINLDRTPNGSLYIALPVKHENSPTVETRAVAITNPDLAARLLEAVKSKRVVDLSVTLSMDRPVWWPGRGVGRHVFPYSRVQPVNYFDGPFGPYWVNTHFMDAHTGTHVDPPAHYGPPPGFDTGRYDETVRAALREFEAEHGPLKRTEMTTEKVPLHHFMGPARVVNVQHRVGTTSWDDWPASPAITLDDVRRHEDLYGEIEDGEVVLFHTGHTDTHFRRFIRVLVEQSVKAPLDGQSEGWPAPGAEVIAYLAGKGVKHVGIDAPDMGSVDPVESMKTHWAAVNHDMIFTEYLIGVGQLPPKGAFFIFLCPRLENNHGGPGRAIAILP from the coding sequence ATGACGATTTCCCGGAAGATCGCCTATAGGGAGCGTACCATGTACCCGATCCGTAAGCACGCACGCGCGGCCAGGCGAGCCCGCGGCGTGGCACTCACCGTCCTCATCCAGTGGATCACCCTTTCGGCTGCCGCCCAGTACACGCCGGTAGGCCCCGACGACGTGGTCGATCTTTCGCCTGTCATTTCCGGGCGCCACTACCAGTACTGGCCGGGCGGACAGGTACACCACCAGCCCCTCGTTGTGCCCTATATCGTACACGGAGACCGGCCGTGGGCGTCGGACCTGATTATCCTGGACGAAAACACGGCGACGCAGACGGACACGCCAGCCCACATGATGCCGCCCCAGCACAGCGGGTTGCCGAACGCCCATTACTGGGGCGATCTTACGGTGGAAAAAGTACCGGCCTGGCAATTAGTGGGCGAAGTGTACAAGATCGACGGCCGGTCCATGCTGGACCAGGCCCCGCCGGGCGTGAGCCCCCTGTTCACCATAGATGTAGTAAAGGCCGCCGAGGCGGCGCGCAGGCCCATGGGACCGGGCGACGCCGTCCTGTACTGGAGCGGGTACGACGACCGCCACGACCGGCCCGCGCCGGACGACCGCCGCCTGATCGTTGAACCCGTCGCGGGGACGGCACCTGGATGGCCCGCGCCGGACTACGACGCGGCGGAATACGTCGGCAGCCGGGGAGTCTGGCTCATGGGCATCGACAGTCCGAGCATGGGCGGGCTGGGTCCGCCCCGCTACATCGCGTCGGGTCCCGACGGCATGTACGTAAATCCCCTCGCCCTGGAAAGCCATCTCGGCCATTTCAAGTACGGTGCCGTGCACACGGAGGGACTGATCAACCTGGACAGGACGCCCAACGGATCCCTGTACATCGCCCTTCCGGTCAAGCACGAGAACTCACCCACGGTGGAAACGCGGGCGGTGGCCATAACCAATCCGGACCTGGCTGCGCGTCTGCTTGAGGCCGTTAAGTCGAAACGGGTGGTCGACCTCTCCGTAACGCTGTCCATGGACCGCCCCGTCTGGTGGCCGGGCCGCGGCGTGGGCCGTCACGTCTTCCCCTATTCGAGGGTGCAGCCGGTGAACTATTTCGATGGTCCCTTCGGCCCCTACTGGGTCAACACCCACTTCATGGATGCTCATACCGGGACCCACGTGGATCCGCCCGCGCACTACGGCCCTCCGCCCGGATTCGACACGGGCAGGTATGACGAAACGGTCCGTGCCGCGCTAAGGGAGTTCGAGGCCGAGCACGGTCCGCTGAAGCGCACGGAGATGACGACGGAAAAAGTCCCGCTGCACCACTTCATGGGGCCCGCCCGGGTCGTCAACGTGCAGCACCGTGTGGGGACGACCTCGTGGGATGACTGGCCGGCTTCACCGGCCATCACGCTGGACGATGTCAGGAGACACGAGGATCTGTACGGGGAGATCGAGGACGGCGAGGTCGTGCTCTTCCATACGGGACATACGGACACACACTTCCGCCGCTTCATCCGGGTCCTGGTGGAACAGAGTGTCAAAGCGCCCCTGGACGGACAGTCCGAGGGATGGCCGGCGCCGGGTGCGGAAGTTATCGCCTACCTGGCCGGGAAAGGCGTGAAACACGTGGGCATCGATGCACCCGACATGGGATCAGTGGACCCGGTGGAATCGATGAAGACGCACTGGGCGGCGGTGAACCACGACATGATCTTCACGGAGTATCTGATTGGCGTGGGGCAGCTTCCGCCGAAAGGCGCTTTCTTCATCTTCCTGTGTCCCCGCCTCGAAAACAACCACGGCGGACCGGGCCGGGCAATCGCGATACTCCCGTAA
- a CDS encoding peroxidase, giving the protein MDGELVEAIKYDYDKAPLNAQDRAMLDFAIRLTEDATQIRKADLEGLRSEGFDDVAILQITLIASWFNYINRVADALGVGRDADDS; this is encoded by the coding sequence TTGGACGGCGAACTGGTCGAAGCGATCAAGTACGACTACGACAAGGCGCCGCTGAACGCGCAGGACCGGGCGATGTTGGATTTCGCCATCCGGCTTACCGAGGATGCCACGCAGATCCGGAAGGCCGATCTCGAAGGACTGCGGTCCGAGGGGTTCGACGACGTAGCGATCCTCCAGATCACCCTGATCGCGTCGTGGTTCAACTACATCAACCGCGTCGCGGACGCCCTGGGGGTGGGACGGGACGCGGACGATTCGTAA